The following are encoded together in the Phenylobacterium sp. NIBR 498073 genome:
- a CDS encoding NADP-dependent isocitrate dehydrogenase yields the protein MAKIKVANPVVDIDGDEMTRIIWKWIKDKLIFPHLDIDLDYYDLGIEHRDATDDKVTVDAAEAIKRHGVGVKCATITPDEARVEEFGLKKMWKSPNGTIRNILGGVVFREPIICKNVPRLIPGWTQPIIVGRHAFGDQYKATDFRVPGKGRLTIKWEGENGDTIEHEVFEFPGGGVAMGMYNLDDSIREFAHACLNYGLQRKYPVYLSTKNTILKAYDGRFKDIFAEVYEAEYAAKFKEAGIVYEHRLIDDMVASALKWSGGFVWACKNYDGDVQSDQVAQGFGSLGLMTSVLITPDGKIMESEAAHGTVTRHFRQHQRGESTSTNSIASIFAWTQGLKHRAKLDGNAELTHFADTLEKVCVDTVEAGSMTKDLALLVGDTQGWLTTEGFIDKVAANLEAALAKTPA from the coding sequence ATGGCCAAGATCAAAGTCGCCAACCCCGTCGTAGACATCGACGGGGACGAGATGACCCGCATCATCTGGAAGTGGATCAAGGACAAGCTGATCTTTCCGCATCTGGATATTGATCTGGACTACTACGACCTGGGGATCGAGCACCGCGACGCCACCGACGACAAGGTCACAGTCGACGCCGCCGAAGCCATCAAGCGCCATGGCGTGGGCGTGAAGTGCGCCACCATCACTCCGGACGAAGCGCGGGTCGAAGAGTTCGGCCTGAAGAAGATGTGGAAGTCGCCGAACGGCACCATCCGCAACATCCTCGGCGGCGTGGTCTTCCGCGAGCCGATCATCTGCAAGAACGTGCCGCGGCTGATCCCGGGCTGGACTCAGCCGATCATCGTCGGCCGCCACGCCTTCGGCGACCAGTACAAGGCCACCGACTTCCGCGTGCCCGGCAAGGGCCGCCTGACCATCAAGTGGGAAGGCGAGAACGGCGACACCATCGAGCATGAAGTGTTCGAGTTCCCGGGCGGCGGCGTCGCCATGGGCATGTACAACCTCGACGACTCGATCCGCGAATTCGCGCACGCCTGCCTGAACTACGGCCTGCAGCGGAAATACCCGGTCTACCTGTCGACCAAGAACACGATCCTCAAGGCCTATGACGGCCGCTTCAAGGACATCTTCGCCGAGGTCTACGAGGCCGAGTACGCCGCAAAGTTCAAGGAAGCCGGCATCGTCTACGAACACCGCCTGATCGACGACATGGTCGCCTCGGCGCTGAAGTGGTCCGGCGGCTTCGTCTGGGCGTGCAAGAACTACGACGGCGACGTGCAGTCCGACCAGGTCGCCCAGGGCTTCGGCTCGCTGGGCCTGATGACCTCCGTCCTGATCACCCCGGACGGCAAGATCATGGAATCGGAAGCCGCCCACGGCACCGTGACCCGCCACTTCCGCCAGCACCAGCGCGGCGAGTCGACCTCGACCAACTCGATCGCCTCGATCTTCGCCTGGACCCAAGGCCTCAAGCACCGCGCAAAGCTCGACGGCAACGCCGAGCTGACCCACTTCGCCGACACCCTGGAGAAGGTCTGCGTCGACACCGTCGAAGCCGGCTCGATGACCAAGGACCTGGCGCTGCTGGTCGGCGACACCCAGGGCTGGCTGACCACCGAAGGCTTCATCGACAAGGTCGCGGCCAATCTGGAAGCGGCCCTGGCGAAGACCCCCGCCTAA
- a CDS encoding PEPxxWA-CTERM sorting domain-containing protein, with protein MFKYLPAAAAALALSFAAVPAAEAATVFSGTVNNVNANHADPGLVVETGNFNSFSLPLEVGVTSAPVGLFSIWTNEQDIGLDDLINSPIFVQLQFSAPAGPWAGGPIGGETFGVWGFFREGGKVEWDGPATYTFGNGGKLEVSLNDTYFNWGKYSLNPSTKPGQEYGAVVSGNFKLVDLPSAVPEPATWAMMITGFGLAGVAIRRRRETLVAA; from the coding sequence ATGTTCAAGTATCTGCCCGCCGCGGCCGCCGCGCTGGCGCTTAGCTTCGCCGCTGTTCCGGCCGCCGAGGCCGCGACCGTCTTCTCCGGCACCGTCAACAACGTCAACGCCAACCACGCCGATCCGGGCCTGGTGGTCGAGACGGGTAACTTCAACAGCTTCAGCCTGCCGCTGGAAGTCGGCGTGACCAGCGCCCCGGTGGGCCTGTTCTCGATCTGGACGAACGAACAGGACATCGGCCTGGACGACCTGATCAATAGCCCGATCTTCGTGCAGCTGCAGTTCTCGGCTCCGGCCGGCCCGTGGGCCGGCGGCCCGATCGGTGGCGAAACCTTCGGCGTCTGGGGCTTCTTCCGCGAAGGCGGCAAGGTCGAGTGGGACGGCCCGGCGACCTACACCTTCGGCAACGGCGGCAAGCTGGAAGTGTCGCTGAACGACACCTACTTCAACTGGGGCAAGTACTCGCTCAACCCGTCGACGAAGCCGGGCCAGGAGTACGGCGCGGTGGTGTCGGGCAACTTCAAGCTCGTCGACCTGCCGTCGGCGGTGCCGGAACCGGCGACCTGGGCGATGATGATCACCGGCTTCGGTCTGGCCGGCGTGGCCATCCGTCGTCGTCGTGAGACGCTCGTCGCGGCCTGA
- a CDS encoding VOC family protein: MIGYVTIGALNVEDAMPFYDAVLGAIGYERQFFDSGWAGYGLKGQEANTFICPPFDGQPARGGNGIMIAFRGPSKEAVDAAHAAALAHGGTDEGAPGPRPADSSNFYGAYVRDATGNKIAIFTRP, translated from the coding sequence ATGATCGGCTATGTCACGATCGGGGCGCTGAACGTCGAGGACGCGATGCCGTTCTACGACGCCGTGCTGGGCGCTATTGGCTATGAACGGCAGTTCTTCGATAGCGGATGGGCCGGCTACGGCCTCAAGGGCCAGGAAGCCAACACCTTCATCTGCCCGCCCTTCGACGGCCAACCGGCCCGCGGCGGCAACGGAATCATGATTGCGTTCCGAGGCCCGAGCAAGGAAGCGGTCGACGCCGCCCACGCCGCCGCCCTGGCCCACGGCGGGACGGACGAAGGCGCGCCAGGCCCGCGCCCGGCGGACTCCAGCAACTTCTACGGAGCCTATGTCCGCGACGCGACGGGCAACAAGATCGCGATCTTCACGCGGCCGTAG
- a CDS encoding RNA methyltransferase yields the protein MESAAPPCIILNVPQLAQNIGAVARVMANFGLADLRLVNPRDGWPQERAWAAASGAEWPLNAARVYDSVEAAIADLHLVYATTARPRELQLPVIGPREAAANLAHEVAEGRAVGLLFGGERAGLETADIALCQAVVTLPIDPRFRSLNLAQAVAINAYEWRMTVESGAPPIFREGPPPADAAAMLGLYEHFERELDDAGFFHPPEKKPSMMQNLRSALGRARFSDQEVRTFRGVVTALSKGRGRSLEKMARRKAEGEG from the coding sequence ATGGAATCCGCCGCCCCGCCCTGCATCATCCTCAACGTGCCGCAACTGGCGCAGAACATCGGCGCCGTCGCCCGCGTGATGGCCAACTTCGGCTTGGCCGACCTGCGCCTGGTCAATCCGCGCGATGGCTGGCCGCAGGAGCGCGCCTGGGCCGCGGCCTCGGGCGCCGAATGGCCGCTGAACGCGGCGCGGGTCTATGACAGCGTCGAGGCGGCGATCGCCGACCTGCATCTGGTCTACGCCACGACCGCCCGCCCGCGCGAACTGCAGCTGCCGGTCATCGGCCCGCGTGAGGCGGCCGCGAATCTGGCGCACGAGGTGGCCGAGGGTCGCGCCGTCGGCCTGCTGTTCGGCGGCGAGCGCGCCGGGCTGGAGACCGCCGACATCGCGCTCTGCCAGGCGGTGGTCACCCTGCCGATCGATCCGCGCTTCCGTTCGCTCAACCTGGCCCAGGCCGTCGCGATCAACGCCTATGAGTGGCGCATGACCGTCGAGTCGGGGGCGCCGCCGATCTTCCGCGAAGGACCTCCCCCGGCCGACGCCGCGGCGATGCTCGGCCTCTACGAACACTTCGAGCGCGAGCTGGACGACGCCGGCTTCTTCCACCCGCCGGAAAAGAAGCCGTCGATGATGCAGAACTTGCGCTCGGCGCTCGGACGGGCGCGGTTCTCCGACCAGGAGGTCCGCACCTTCCGCGGCGTGGTCACGGCGCTGTCGAAGGGCCGTGGGCGCTCGCTCGAGAAAATGGCCCGCAGGAAGGCCGAAGGAGAAGGCTGA
- a CDS encoding DUF2939 domain-containing protein: MIVALIVGTALVFATAPFFAFRAMKAAARDGDGHGLAQLVDYPAVRQGLRPQVAARAAPAAAPPDVWSDPIGAMKRAIEPIVPPPPELEPYLTAPGLYDLSRGYAPGAAPPDAPALALPRLRYWDPNRARFLVLAKGVKSADQGVVFTFERRDLFAWKLVQIRLPAKAAP; the protein is encoded by the coding sequence TTGATTGTCGCACTGATCGTGGGAACGGCGCTGGTCTTCGCGACCGCGCCGTTCTTTGCGTTTCGGGCCATGAAGGCGGCCGCCCGCGACGGGGACGGCCACGGGCTGGCCCAGTTGGTCGACTACCCCGCAGTGCGCCAGGGGCTGCGCCCGCAGGTCGCCGCACGGGCCGCCCCCGCCGCCGCGCCCCCAGACGTGTGGTCCGATCCGATCGGCGCGATGAAGCGGGCCATCGAGCCGATCGTTCCACCGCCGCCGGAACTTGAGCCCTATCTCACCGCTCCCGGGCTCTACGACCTGTCGCGCGGCTACGCGCCGGGCGCCGCGCCGCCCGACGCCCCGGCGCTGGCCCTGCCGCGCCTGCGCTACTGGGACCCGAACCGCGCCCGCTTCCTGGTGCTCGCCAAGGGCGTGAAGTCCGCCGACCAGGGGGTGGTCTTCACCTTCGAGCGCCGCGACCTGTTCGCCTGGAAGCTCGTCCAGATCCGGCTGCCGGCCAAAGCCGCCCCGTGA